CCCCGCGCTGGACAGCTCGCCGCCCCCTCCGACCTCGTCGACGTCGCCCACCTCGTGACGGCCTACTACACCGGCGTGCCCGATCCCGAGGACGTCGACCAGCAGGTCGCGTTCGGGACCAGCGGGCACCGCGGGTCCTCGCTGAAGACGTCGTTCAACGAGACCCACATCCTGGCCACCACGCAGGCGATCTGCGACTACCGCCGTCAGCAGGGCTACGACGGCCCGCTGTTCATCGGCCGCGACACCCACGGCCTGTCCGAGCCGGCGTGGGCCACCGCGCTCGAGGTCCTCGCCGCCAACGACGTGACCGTGCTGGTCGACTCGCGCGACGCCTACACGCCGACGCCGGCGGTGTCCCACGCGATCCTGCGGGCCAACGCGGGCAGGACCTCGGGCCTGGCCGACGGCATCGTCGTGACGCCGTCGCACAACCCGCCGTACGACGGGGGCTTCAAGTACAACCCGCCCCACGGCGGGCCGGCCGACACCGACGCCACCGCGGTGATCGCCGACCGGGCCAACGAGCTGATCCGCGCCGGGCTCGACGGCGTCCGCCGGGTGCCCTTCGACCGGGCCCGCCGCGCCGCCGGGTCCTACGACTTCCTCGGCACGTACGTCGACGACCTCCCCTCGGTGGTCGACCTGGCGGCGGTCCGCGAGGCCGGCGTGCGGATCGGGGCGGACCCGCTGGGCGGGGCGTCCGTGCACTACTGGGGCGAGATCGCGGAGCGGCACGGCCTCGACCTGACCGTGGTCAACCCCCTCGTCGACGCGACGTGGCGCTTCATGACCCTCGACTGGGACGGCAAGATCCGGATGGACTGCTCGTCGCCGGACGCCATGGCCTCGCTGGTGGCGCGCAGCGGCGAGTTCGACGTCGCCACCGGCAACGACGCCGACGCCGACCGGCACGGCATCGTCACCCCCGACGCCGGGCTGATGAACCCCAACCACTTCCTGGCCGTGGCGATCGGCTACCTGTTCGGGGGCGCCCGTCCCGGCTGGCCCGCGGGGGCGCGGATCGGCAAGACCCTGGTGTCGTCGTCGATGATCGACCGGGTCGCCGCCGACCTCGGCAAGCCCCTGGTCGAGGTGCCGGTCGGGTTCAAGTGGTTCGTGCCGGGACTGGTCGACGGGTCGTTCGGCTTCGGTGGCGAGGAGTCCGCCGGGGCGTCGTTCCTGCGCCATGACGGGACGACCTGGACCACCGACAAGGACGGCCTGGTGCTCTGCCTGCTGGCCGCCGAGATCATCGCCACGACGGGCCGCAGCCCCAGCGAGCACTACGCCGACCTGGTCGCGCGCCACGGCGCCCCGGCGTACGCCCGGATCGACGCGCCCGCCAGCCGCGAGCAGAAGGCGGCCCTCGCCGCGCTCAGCCCCGACGCCGTCACCGCGACCACGCTGGCCGGTGAGGAGATCACGGCCAGGCTCACCGAGGCGCCGGGCAACGGCGCCCGGATCGGCGGCCTCAAGGTGACGACCGAGTCGGCGTGGTTCGCCGCGCGTCCCTCGGGCACCGAGGACGTCTACAAGATCTACGCCGAGTCGTTCCGCGGCCCTGACCACCTCGCCGAGGTGCAGGAGTCGGCACGCGACGTCGTTTCGGCGGCGCTCGGCAGCTGACGTATCGTCGGGGACGCAGAGGGTTTCACGCGTCTCGGAGGTGGGTTCGGCGCGTCGTCCCGACGCGCTCGAAAGGCACCACCCGTGACCCCGCTCGCCTCCTACCGCCGACTCCTCCACCTGGCCGGACCGGCCTACGTCGCCGTCGCCTTCCTCGGCCGGCTCCCCCTGGCCATGAGCCAGCTGGGGACCCTGCTGCTGGTCGCGACCACCACCGGCAGCTACGGCCTCGGCGGCCTGGCCGCCGGCGCCCTGGCCGTCGCCAACGCCGTCGGCGCCCCGGTCGCCGGCTCGCTGTCCGACCGGGTCGGCCAGCGTCCGGTCGTGCTCGTGCAGTCCCTGGCCGGCGCGACCGGCCTGAGCCTCCTGGTGGCCTGCGCACACGCTGGCCTCGCCGACGTCACCCTCGTCGTCGCCGCCGCGGTCACCGGACTGGTGCTCCCGCAGGTCGGCCCGCTCGCGCGGGTGCGCTGGCGCCCGATCACGTCAGGCCAGGGGCCCCACCAACGACGCCTGGTCGATGCCGCGTTCTCCTACGAGGGGGCGGCCGACGAGGCGTCGTTCGCCGTCGGGCCGGCCCTGGTCGGGCTCGTCGCCGTCGCGGTCTCGCCCGGCGGGGCGCTCGTCGTGGCCGCCGTCCTGCTCGCCGTGTTCGGTACGGCGTTCGCGCTCGACCCCTCGGCGCGCCTCGTGTCCGGAGCTCCCACGGCCGCGTCGGGCGGACGTCTGGTCACCGTCGCGTTCGGGGTGCTGGCCCTGGCCCAGCTGTCCATCGGCACGCTGTTCGGCGCCACCCAGACCGGTGCCACGGTGCTGGCGACGGAGTCCGGGACGCCCGGGCTGGCCGGGCTCGTGCACGCCACGCTCGGGGTCGGCAGCGCCGTCGCCGGGATCGCCACGGCGTACGTCCCCGAGCGGGTCGGCCACGAGCGTCGCTCGCTCGTGGCGGCCTGCGCCCTGCTCGTGCTGTCGCTCCCGCTGCTGGTGGTCGACTCGCTGCTCGGCGCGACCCTGTGCGTGCTGGTGCTCGGCTGCGCGGTCGCGCCGTTCATGATCGGCGTCTTCTCGCTCGGCGAGCGGGTGGTCCCGCCCGGCAGGGTCGGCACCGCGATGACCCTGCTCGCCAGCGCCACCGGGGTGGGCTACGCCCTGGGCGCCGGGCTGGCCGGTCGCCTCGCCGACGCGCACGGGTCGACGGCAGCCTTCGGCGTCACCGTGGGTGCCACCGTGCTCGCCGTCGTCGTGATGGCGAGCCAGCAGCGTCGGCTGCGCCGGGCCGTCGCAGTCGCGCGGGCAGAGGAGCCTGCTGTCCCCGCGCTGGTGTGAGGGTCAGGCCGCTGCGGCGGCCTTCTTCTCGGTCCGCTGGCGCTTCTCGAGCTGGACCAGGCGGGCCTGGGCAGCACGCCGGATCTTGGGGCCCTTGGTCGACATCGCCCAGAGCAGCTTGGCCTGCGCCGGCAGGTTCTTGGGCGTCGTGGTGGCCAGGAACCCGTTGGGCAGCGAGAGCCGGACGACGCGGTGCCAGGCGCTCGCGACCTGCTTGGGCAGCGACGCCTCGTGGTAATTGAGGTCGTACTTGTCGAAGAGCGCCTCGACCTTGGGCGCGATCTCGGCGTAGCGGCTCGAGGGCAGGTCGGGGAACAGGTGGTGCTCGATCTGGTGCGACAGGTTGCCGGTCATCAGGTGCATGGCCTTGGAGCCGGAGATGTTGGCCGAGCCGAGCATCTGGCGGAGGTACCACTGGCCGCGGGTCTCGTCGGCGGGGATCGACTTGCGCTCGAAGGTCTCGACGCCCTCGGGGAAGTGACCGCACATGATCACCGAGTGCGACCACAGGTTGCGCACCAGGTTGGCGGTGAAGTTGGCGCCGAGGATCGGCAGGGTGGCGCCGAACGGCAGGCCCAGCGCGGGGTGGACGACGTAGTCCTTGGTGGCCTGCTGGCGGATCTTCTTCAGGGTCTTGGCGAGGTCGGCCTTGAAGCGCTCGCTGCGCTTCTCCTTGGGCATCGACAGGTTCTTGCCGAGCTCGAGGTCGTAGGCCGCGATGCCGTACTCGAAGAAGCAGGCGTTGATGAAGTTCCACAGCGGCTGGCCCAGGTGGAAGGGGTGCCAGCGCTGGTCCTCGTCGATGCGCATGATGCCGTAGCCGAGGTCGTTGTCCTTGCCCACGATGTTGGTGTAGGTGTGGTGGATCTCGTTGTGGGAGTGCTTCCAGCCCTCGGCGGTGGAGGCGTTGTCCCACTCCCAGGTGGTCGAGTGGATCTTCGGGTCGCGCATCCAGTCCCACTGGCCGTGCATGACGTTGTGGCCGATCTCCATGTTCTCGAGGATCTTGGCGATGGAGAGGCCGAGGGTGCCGAGCACCCACAG
The Nocardioides plantarum genome window above contains:
- a CDS encoding fatty acid desaturase family protein, with the translated sequence MTVITKQDVNPTAHLSAEDVEMIGVELDAIRQDVLDARGAKDAAYIRKVVDVQRKLELGSRAVLLGSALPPLWVLGTLGLSIAKILENMEIGHNVMHGQWDWMRDPKIHSTTWEWDNASTAEGWKHSHNEIHHTYTNIVGKDNDLGYGIMRIDEDQRWHPFHLGQPLWNFINACFFEYGIAAYDLELGKNLSMPKEKRSERFKADLAKTLKKIRQQATKDYVVHPALGLPFGATLPILGANFTANLVRNLWSHSVIMCGHFPEGVETFERKSIPADETRGQWYLRQMLGSANISGSKAMHLMTGNLSHQIEHHLFPDLPSSRYAEIAPKVEALFDKYDLNYHEASLPKQVASAWHRVVRLSLPNGFLATTTPKNLPAQAKLLWAMSTKGPKIRRAAQARLVQLEKRQRTEKKAAAAA
- the pgm gene encoding phosphoglucomutase (alpha-D-glucose-1,6-bisphosphate-dependent), producing MADPRAGQLAAPSDLVDVAHLVTAYYTGVPDPEDVDQQVAFGTSGHRGSSLKTSFNETHILATTQAICDYRRQQGYDGPLFIGRDTHGLSEPAWATALEVLAANDVTVLVDSRDAYTPTPAVSHAILRANAGRTSGLADGIVVTPSHNPPYDGGFKYNPPHGGPADTDATAVIADRANELIRAGLDGVRRVPFDRARRAAGSYDFLGTYVDDLPSVVDLAAVREAGVRIGADPLGGASVHYWGEIAERHGLDLTVVNPLVDATWRFMTLDWDGKIRMDCSSPDAMASLVARSGEFDVATGNDADADRHGIVTPDAGLMNPNHFLAVAIGYLFGGARPGWPAGARIGKTLVSSSMIDRVAADLGKPLVEVPVGFKWFVPGLVDGSFGFGGEESAGASFLRHDGTTWTTDKDGLVLCLLAAEIIATTGRSPSEHYADLVARHGAPAYARIDAPASREQKAALAALSPDAVTATTLAGEEITARLTEAPGNGARIGGLKVTTESAWFAARPSGTEDVYKIYAESFRGPDHLAEVQESARDVVSAALGS
- a CDS encoding MFS transporter, translated to MTPLASYRRLLHLAGPAYVAVAFLGRLPLAMSQLGTLLLVATTTGSYGLGGLAAGALAVANAVGAPVAGSLSDRVGQRPVVLVQSLAGATGLSLLVACAHAGLADVTLVVAAAVTGLVLPQVGPLARVRWRPITSGQGPHQRRLVDAAFSYEGAADEASFAVGPALVGLVAVAVSPGGALVVAAVLLAVFGTAFALDPSARLVSGAPTAASGGRLVTVAFGVLALAQLSIGTLFGATQTGATVLATESGTPGLAGLVHATLGVGSAVAGIATAYVPERVGHERRSLVAACALLVLSLPLLVVDSLLGATLCVLVLGCAVAPFMIGVFSLGERVVPPGRVGTAMTLLASATGVGYALGAGLAGRLADAHGSTAAFGVTVGATVLAVVVMASQQRRLRRAVAVARAEEPAVPALV